The Bradyrhizobium sp. CCBAU 051011 DNA segment CGTAACTCTGCTGGACTGCCTCAGCCTTGGCAAACTCACCTTCCAGAGCCTGCCGCACCTGCGGAATCTTCAACGCCTTGCGGGTCTCAGGATCGAGACCTTCCATCGTATCGATCGCGTCCGCGGCATCGTCGTTGCCAGGCACGTTCTGCGCAGTCTCGGCCTTGGCGTCTTCCTTGGCCGACATCTCAACGCCGAGCTGCTCCGCAATCTTCGGATCACCCTTGATGACCTTCGCCCGCTCCTCATCGACTTTGTCGGTGAGGGTGGCCAGGTCGAGACCGTCGGCAAACTTCAGCAGATCGGTGCGGGTCGCCGCATAATCCTTGGCCGCCTGCTCGACGGTGACAGCCTCTTTGGTATCAATCTCGCCACGAAGCTCCGTTACCGAAAGCTCCAGCTCAGGCACCTGCGATGCCGCGCGGTTAGCTGCAGCTTGCCGGACAGGATCGCCCTCCGGCGCGTCTTGCTCCGCGGGCTCATCCTTCCTGGTCGTAAAGCCCGCCTTGGCGTTTTCATACTCACGGCCGAATAGCCCTTCGGTGGATGGCGTGAATTGGCCCGTAGCTTCGTCGCGATTTTCGCTCATTGAGCCTCTGTGATGTTGAGAACTACGCAGCCGTATTGACAGGTTGTTGGCTCAAAGTGGCCGCCAAATAGCCCCATTGTGATCGATCCTTCAGTTGGGGCGCTGATTAATTGGTGCCGTGCCATGATGTTGGTCCGAAAAGCACTATTTGCGATGGGTTGTGCATGGGGGATAGTCCTCGCCATCAGCCAGTATGCCAGCATGCTCTTTGAATGAGCGACCACCACGCTCGGAGCCATTTAGAGGGCCGTAAAGCGCGCGTCCGTCGCCGGCGGGTGTCGTGGCAGGATCGAGGCCGGCCGCACGTAGAGCCTCCAGAAGGGCTTGGCGAGTCCATTCGCTAGGCTTGCTCCCTTTGGCACGAGCAGCACGATCAACCAGCGCCGTGATCTCGGGCTGGACGCGGATCGTAATGTTGTCGGAGAAGCGGACGGGCTCAGTCATTGGTCTTAGCCTTGGTGATGCGGTACCCGCGCTGCTGCATCAGTTCGAGCGCAGCCCGGACTTCCATGTCGGATAGCTGGCAAAGCGGGGTGTGCGTCTGGAGCATGCGGGCAAGTTCGCCCAAGTCCTCGCCGCTCATTTCATTATCACCGTTTCAGTGGGGGACAGATCGGCGTCTGGCGCGTAGATCGGCTGGCCGTCAGTGGTGCGGGCAATCTCGACCGGCATCAGCCGCGGACGCTCCAGAGCCTTGCCGGTGCGGGTGATGTGTTCGCCGCCTATCAGCCAATCGAAGACTGCTTGCTGCTCAACGACAGCCAGGCGCCCGAACGGCGTTGCCGTCGCGCACTGCCTCATCAACTCGCCTAGGTGTTTGTCAGTCATGGTGCGATCCCGGTTTCAGTGTAGTGCGCCGGGGGGCACAGAGGTGCCGGGGTCGCCAAATCAGATGCTGACAATGTAAGGCGAACCGATCTGTTTTGCCAATTGTTTTGTACGTAGAGATGTACGTTACGAGACTGAGCTAGACAAACAGCCCGTATTTTCTAGGTAACTTCAGCGTGATTGGCGGAAGATGCATCCGCCGGCTGCCCGTATTCCGCAATCAAAGCGCGGTCGATCACGCCCATCACTTCATCAAGCACTGCATCAGGTGAGCGCTGATCCGCTCTCGGCACCCGCTCCTTGATCATGTTCACAAGGCGAACGAGAATCTCGGGATCGACACGAGCAGGCAATGGGCCGGGATCATAGGTGATCTGTGCAGGCGGTGGCGCCTGTCCGTGCCTTGGATCGATAATCACCCGCTCGATCTTCTGCCAGGATACCGTCAGGTTCTTGGACTCGCTGTCATCCGCTGGCTTGTCGCCATAGGTGCGCGGCGCATACTTCCCCACCAGCCATTTGATGTTGTCGGTCTGCAGCCGGGCCCGCTGCACTCTCGCGTGGTCCGCAACCGCCTTGCCGTTCTCAATGAAGAAGTCGCCGGCATCGTCAAACGAGACCTCAATAACCCTCTCTGCCCAGAAGTCAGCCCAAGCCAACCTCGCGCGCGCGTAATCGTTCTTTAGGTCTTCACGGCCATTCATCCACCTGTAGAACGTCAACCTGCTTGGCATCCCCTCTTCTCGACAGATGCCAGTCAACATCTCTCCATCCATGATCCGTTGCAGAATCTGGTTCGCGATCTCTTTTGAGTATTCAGACGGTTTAGCCATTGGTTCCTGGTCTCTTGATCTTCAGACCTCGGTAACACCGGTAACAGGGGTAACTCTGGTCACAGCGGTAACACCGGTAACTTTTCATTCTCCAGCGTCGGCGTTCCGCTCCTCATAGTCGGCAATCCATCTGTCGATGCAGTAGCGGTGCAGGTGTCGCCGGTAGCCGCCGTGGTGAACCTCCAGGGTCTCGCCGCGCTTCCAGCAGTGATCGCATTTGTGTCGATTGCTGATGACCTCGGAGACGTCGACGCCCAGCTCTTCCGGTGTGAACTGGGAGCGCAACAGGGCAGCGGCCTGCCTGGCAGGCTTGCCATCGATCCAGACGTGGGGCTCGTCGATAAAGTTACCGGTGTTACCGGCCTCCTCGAGATCAGTAACAGGCTCGTCGGGAATTTCTGCTGTCGCAGCAATGGTGTTCGATCGGGTGTTACCGGTGTGACCACTGTTACCGGGGGGCATGGGCTCAAGCCAGTAGCGGCTCTTACCGACCTTATGCACCTCGCCCGCCTTCGCCATTTTGCCAAGCAGACGCTGGACGCTGACACGAGGCTTGCCGGTTGCGGCAACGATCTCGGCCGGTGTCATTGGATCGCCGTGATCCTGAAGCGCGGCAATGATCTGCGATCGCTCGTCCGACCGCCGGACCTCAGCAGCCTCGCCCAGGATCGTCCAGAAACCGCCCGCGAAGAGGAGCGCGGTTTCCTTCTCGTCGACGTCGCGCCCGCGGACGTACAGCGTCTTGCCGTTCTGGTTGGCGTCGAGAACGAGCGTCGTATCGGCACAGGCGCTCAGTCCGTTTGATCCGCTCAGCGCCTCCAGCGGGTCGTCCGCGCCGCCCTTCTTGGTGTGGTGCAGGCCAAGAACCGCTATCCCATGCTCCGTTGCCCACTTCTGCAACGGCGCCCAAGTGGAATAGTCGCTCTCGTAGGCATTCTGGTTCCTGTTGCCCGGCGGTTTGATCCGCTGCAGCACGTCGATCACAACCAACCGTGGCGCCGGCACCTCCAGACGCCACCTGTCCAGCAACTCAAGCAAGCCACCGTCGAGGCGCAGCGGTTCCGTCGCCCATTCCAACCGAGAAAGGTCCGGCCGGTCTCGCTCATTCGGGAATAGTGTCTTGATGCGGCTCTGGATCCGGCGTTCGCCGTTCTCCAGGTCGATATACAGGACGTCGCCCTGCTCGCACATGATGGAGCCCATCGCGACGCCGCCGGTCGCAACAGCGAGTGCCATGTCAATGGCAAGCCAGGTCTTGCCGAGCTTCTGCCGCCCCGCAAGAACCAGAAACCCTTCGCTGAGATAGCCCGGCACCACCCATTTGAGAGGGTCGAATGTTCGGGCCATCAGCTCGACGGTGTTTGTTCGCCGGAGCCGTTCCGGCGTCGACGCCCTCGCATCAAGTCGCAGGATCTGCGCGTCGAGTTGGCGGTTGCTTTCCATCACAGCTTCCAGCCCCTCGCAATGAACGTTGCATTGACTTCGGGCGGTAGACAGCCGGGCGCTACTTCCTCAGTCCATCGAACTGCGGTTTGCGGATCAATCGATCCATTCGCCAAGGCTACCCCGTGAAAGGCCACCTCCTCACGAATGAGTTCGAGTCGCTTGCAGACAGTGCGGAGAGCTGCCAACACGAACTCGCGCTGTTGGTCTGGCGGGGCGTGACCTGCGTCGGTATTGTTCTGCTCATTGCGCCCTCCATGCTCGAATGCGGGAGGGTGTCCGCTTACGGAAACGGTCGCCGATCGGTTCATGCACAACGATATAGCCGCGACCAAATACACTGCGGGCCAAGGCTTGCACGAAGTCGGAAGAGGTCTTATTGTCCGAGCTGTCCGCCAAGACATGCTCTGGAATCGGCCCGCCGCTCAGGTGGGCCTTTTCTTTGGTGGGCATGAGGGTTACGCGGCCTCCAAAGCAGCAGCCACAGCGGCCTTCTGGAACGCCTCGACCTCATCCTCAAACCAAACCACGGCGCGCGCGTCGGGATCGAGTTTCGTCCCCTTCGGGAATTTGCCGTCAGCGATCTTTGCGTAGAGCGTCGGCTTCGCCCATCCGGTGGCAGCAAGCACCGCGGGCAGTCGCATTACCTTCCGAACCATTGTCTGATCTCCTAAGGCCGTAATGGCCTAGGAGCAAATCAATCATAATGCCGGAATCGGCCCCCGAAACAATTGGGGGGAGATCAAACCTTCCGAGCGGCATGCGCGACGACGCGCCTGTAATGGTCCCAGCATTCGTCCGCTTTGTTTGGCGTGATGGCTATTCCGAATGTGCCCTCGCACCAAGCTGCTGCCTTTTCCAAAATGACCTTCTTCGCCCCATATGGGCGCTGCGTCGGCAGTGACATACCGCGGCGCGCCTGCTCTGGGTTCTCCGGGTCGATGATCTCGTTGATGCTCTCGTGAATATCATCGAGCGCTTCCCGACTGCGCCTGCGCAGTAGAACCGGGATCATCTGAGCGCGCTCTTGTTCCGCTGCAATCATGCGCCCTTCTGGAGTAGCGTTGTGGCGTTCAATGGCTTGGTCTTCTGCTTCCGCGAGCCAAAGATTTTCGCAGTGCTCGCCCACCAAGAGGGCTCGCGCGTCCTCCAAGACCGGCTTGCGCCCTTGTCCTCTGCCGGCACCACCGCGGCTCATTTCCGCGCCCCGATCTTGACGACGTTGCTGCCGCCAACCGTCTTGCCGGTGCAGTAGGCAGCCCAATCCGCCATCAGCCGGCGTCGCTTCTCCAGCATGTCGCCGCGGTGGTAGGCAGCCTTGACCTTATCCTTGATGGTGTGCGCCAGTGCCATTTCGGAGAGTTCGTCTCCGTAGGCGGTTTGCTCCATGCACCAATCTTTGAAGGTAGACCGAAAGCCGTGAACGGTCGCCACGTCCGGCGCATAGCCCATGCCCTTCAGCAATTCGGACATGGCAGCGTTTGACAGGCCGGCGTCGGCCTTCCCGCCCGGGAAAAGGTAGTCCCCTTCGGTCGGCACCGCTTCAAGCGCGGCCAGGGCCTGCTTTGTGAGCGGGACGACGTGATCTCGCTTGCGGGCGCCCTTCTTGCCCTTCACCCGCGCCGCCGGGATCGTCCAAAGCTTTTCGTCCTTGTCGATCTCCTTCCATTTGCCGCCGATCGTGTCACCCGTGCGGGCTGCGGTCAGGATGGTGTATTCAAGCGCCCGGGCGCTAACGCCTTCCTTGGCCCGAAGCTTCGCCATGAACGCTGGCATGTCGCTGTAGGGCAATGCGGCGTGGTGCTCCACGGGGGCCACCTGAGACCGCGCTGGCAGGAGCTGGTCAAGATGCCCGCGCCAGGTCGCCGGGTTCTCGCCATTGCGGTAGCCGCGGGCCTTTGCGTAGGACAGAACCGTTTCGATCCTGCCGCGAGTCCGCAAAGCCGTTTCGGTTTTGATGTTCCAGAGCGTTCCCTGACGCCCGTTCTTTTCGGTCCGCTGCTCTAGCACCTTCATGACCAGACCAACGTCGATCGCTGCTACCGGAAGATGGCCCAAGAAGGGATACGCATATGTCTCCAGGGTCGATGCCCACTGACCGGCGTGCTTGTCACTTTTCCAGCCTGACTTGTTCGCCTCAATGTAACGCTCTGCGCATTCCTTGAACGTTAGAGCCTTGGCCCTCTCTACCGCCTGCTCGGCCTTGCGGGCTTTCCGCTCCTCAATGGGGTCGACACCGTCCACAACGAGCCCGTAGGCTGCGTCCCGCTTCTTGCGGGCATCCTTGAGGCTGACCAGCTCGAAGTCCCCCAGGCCCATCTTACGGGCGCGGCCGGCCATCATGTAACGGAAGACCCAGGCCTTGGTCTTGAAGTCGCTGACCTGCAGATAGAGGCCTCCACCATCGCCATAAAGACCCGGCTTAAGGTCCTCTTTCTCCGTGAATTTCACCGAAAGCTTGTTGGTGGGCCGCGCCATCGCATTCCCCCTATGTACGACTCTACGTACAAATATGCGCTAGCTTTCACGGGATGGCAATAGCCCTTGCTGGACTATCCAGACATAAAAAAGCCCCGTAGAATCGGGGTTTCTTGGACTCTATGAGACGAGGCGAGACATGAAAACTACGGACACCCCTTCCGCCAATTTGGCTAAATTACCGAAATTTCTGACCAATTCAGTCTTCTTACCCACACATCTGCCCACCCAGGTTCGCCAGCGGCGACTACCCCGAAGCAAGTAAATGCTGGTGTCGAGCGAACCTCTCGTATTCAAGCCGCGACGGAGTGATCATGGACACTCTCCTCATCGGCGCAGCGATCATCATCGCGCTCTATATCGCGCTCCGTCTGGTGCTGCGGTTCTACTTCCCGCCGGATACTTGACCTTGAGTAGAGAGGCTAACCCCGCTTTCGATCTCACCCTCGCCGGAAGTAGCAACTATCAAGAGTGGCGAATGGATATTGTCCGGCTCGCCACGTTCGTTGACCCACCAACGACTTCTCAGGATGAGGCTCTCAACGAGGTATGGGTAGTTCCCGGTTCGGACATTGGCAGGAGGCTCGATCACACGAGCGGCGATGCCGGGAAACGTGAGTCGGTAGACCTTCCCGATCTTTAGGCTTGATCCGCGCCGCATCCAGCTCTCCTCCGTCCTCGCATTTTTCAGCACGCATCTGAACTCGGTACCTTAACAATAGTTACGAGGGAGAATGGTTAAGAGAGGGTTAATTTGGCCACCAAGCGAGACCTTTCCCTCTTCCGGTCGACATGCACCGAGGCCTTCCCATTCGGGTCACCCACTGGAATGGTCTGTTCAGGCTGCGGGTGATTCTTGGCAGAAACAAGCGCCAGCGAGCCCGAGCACCTAATGACGCCCGCTCACCGTCGAAGACGCCGTCTCCTCCGAAACTGGCTCATCATCGGCAATCGCGCGCCACCCTGCCCCCTCCAAGTCGTCGTACTGGCCGTTCTTGAGCGACCAGAGAAAACCCGCCAGGCCGAGGGCGCCGAGCGTGAGTGCGAGCGGCACGAGAAATACCAGGACTTCCATCAGCAAAGCTCCCTCGCGCCGCGATGGGCGCGCAGCGCGTTCAAGATCACAAGCAGGGACGAGCCCGACATCGCGGCGGCGGCGACCAGCGGCGTGGCGAGGCCTGCGATGGCCAGTGGCACGGCAAGCAGGTTGTAGCCGGCGGCGAGCCACAGGTTCTGCCGCATCAGCAGCAGCGCCTTTTGCGAGAAGCCGATGGCCGCAACGACCGGCGCAAGGCGGTCGCCGAGGAACACCAGATCGGCGGTTGCCTGGCTCAAATGGGTCGCGCTGACCGGCGACATCGAGGCATGCGCAGCCGCCAGCGCCGGCGCGTCGTTCATGCCGTCGCCGACCATCAGGACCTTGACGCCTTGGCGTTTCAATTCCTCGATGCGGACAATCTTGTCCGCCGGCGTGACGCCCGCGCGCCATTCATGAACGCCGAGCTGTTCGGCGGCATGGCGCACCGCAGGTTCGCGGTCGCCCGACAGAATCTCGACTTCGATCCCGGCCCTGACGAGCGAGGCAATAGCGCCGGCCGCATCGGGGCGCAGGCGCTGCCTCACCGCAAAGACATGCCGCGTCTCGCCGTGACGGAAGGCGACGACGGAGGCCTCCGGATCGCGGTGCAGGATCTCGTTGGCGATCTGGTCCGCGCCGCAGAACGACGGCCGGCCCAACCGGACTTCGAGCCCGCGGACGAAACCGCGC contains these protein-coding regions:
- a CDS encoding AlpA family transcriptional regulator, which gives rise to MVRKVMRLPAVLAATGWAKPTLYAKIADGKFPKGTKLDPDARAVVWFEDEVEAFQKAAVAAALEAA
- the ccoS gene encoding cbb3-type cytochrome oxidase assembly protein CcoS, with translation MEVLVFLVPLALTLGALGLAGFLWSLKNGQYDDLEGAGWRAIADDEPVSEETASSTVSGRH
- a CDS encoding AAA family ATPase gives rise to the protein MESNRQLDAQILRLDARASTPERLRRTNTVELMARTFDPLKWVVPGYLSEGFLVLAGRQKLGKTWLAIDMALAVATGGVAMGSIMCEQGDVLYIDLENGERRIQSRIKTLFPNERDRPDLSRLEWATEPLRLDGGLLELLDRWRLEVPAPRLVVIDVLQRIKPPGNRNQNAYESDYSTWAPLQKWATEHGIAVLGLHHTKKGGADDPLEALSGSNGLSACADTTLVLDANQNGKTLYVRGRDVDEKETALLFAGGFWTILGEAAEVRRSDERSQIIAALQDHGDPMTPAEIVAATGKPRVSVQRLLGKMAKAGEVHKVGKSRYWLEPMPPGNSGHTGNTRSNTIAATAEIPDEPVTDLEEAGNTGNFIDEPHVWIDGKPARQAAALLRSQFTPEELGVDVSEVISNRHKCDHCWKRGETLEVHHGGYRRHLHRYCIDRWIADYEERNADAGE
- a CDS encoding site-specific integrase yields the protein MARPTNKLSVKFTEKEDLKPGLYGDGGGLYLQVSDFKTKAWVFRYMMAGRARKMGLGDFELVSLKDARKKRDAAYGLVVDGVDPIEERKARKAEQAVERAKALTFKECAERYIEANKSGWKSDKHAGQWASTLETYAYPFLGHLPVAAIDVGLVMKVLEQRTEKNGRQGTLWNIKTETALRTRGRIETVLSYAKARGYRNGENPATWRGHLDQLLPARSQVAPVEHHAALPYSDMPAFMAKLRAKEGVSARALEYTILTAARTGDTIGGKWKEIDKDEKLWTIPAARVKGKKGARKRDHVVPLTKQALAALEAVPTEGDYLFPGGKADAGLSNAAMSELLKGMGYAPDVATVHGFRSTFKDWCMEQTAYGDELSEMALAHTIKDKVKAAYHRGDMLEKRRRLMADWAAYCTGKTVGGSNVVKIGARK